One window of Sulfurospirillum sp. 1612 genomic DNA carries:
- a CDS encoding TrkH family potassium uptake protein — translation MNHKTLKIIFLSYFILIFAGAFALMLPFTHVGHLKFIDAIFTSTSAVCVTGLIVKSTSEYFNFSGQFIILMLIQIGGVGYMSLVTLFFLFTKKNLNIHEKNLAKDSLNYSSNLEIQNFIKKVFLFTFVIEGVGIVLLTLHFSFQMSFFKALWEAIFHTISAYNNAGFSLFSDSLIGYNSDIWVIMILSLLIIFGGIGYLVLVELHAKAVSKRYMLSVHTKITLVGTAILLVSGTLLFLAIEWDNHDVFGNMPLWQRILNSFFLSVNFRTAGFNSVDLSTLSEPLLFCSTIFMMIGGGAGSTAGGIKITTVAVLIIVTIHTIKLSNQKPNLFKRTISSEVIQRASAIIIVASFVVMIATILLTETQHTGFMKTLFEAISAFCTVGVSVGNGGILSFSSDFDSFGKAMIILLMLIGRIGIFAFGFLIMGKEKVKHIQYPEGRILL, via the coding sequence ATGAATCATAAAACTCTAAAGATTATCTTTTTAAGTTATTTTATTTTGATATTTGCCGGTGCCTTTGCTTTGATGCTGCCATTTACTCATGTGGGGCATCTCAAATTCATCGATGCGATTTTTACCTCGACTTCAGCGGTGTGTGTGACAGGATTGATTGTCAAAAGTACGTCGGAGTATTTTAACTTTTCAGGACAGTTTATCATCTTGATGCTCATACAAATAGGCGGTGTTGGGTATATGAGTTTGGTGACGCTATTTTTTCTGTTTACGAAAAAAAATCTCAATATTCATGAAAAAAACCTTGCTAAAGATTCATTGAATTATTCAAGCAATTTGGAGATTCAAAATTTTATCAAAAAAGTTTTTTTGTTCACCTTTGTGATTGAAGGTGTTGGTATTGTTCTTTTAACCTTGCATTTTAGCTTTCAAATGTCTTTTTTCAAAGCGTTGTGGGAAGCGATATTTCATACGATATCAGCCTATAACAATGCCGGTTTTTCACTCTTTTCTGATAGTTTGATTGGCTACAACAGTGATATCTGGGTCATCATGATCCTCTCTTTGTTGATTATCTTTGGGGGGATTGGATATCTTGTTCTTGTTGAGTTGCATGCCAAAGCAGTATCAAAGCGCTATATGCTCTCGGTACATACCAAGATTACGTTGGTAGGAACCGCCATACTCTTAGTCTCAGGGACACTATTATTTCTTGCAATCGAGTGGGATAATCATGACGTTTTTGGCAATATGCCTTTATGGCAGCGTATTTTGAATAGTTTTTTTCTCTCTGTCAATTTTAGAACAGCAGGTTTTAATAGTGTCGATCTCTCAACTTTAAGCGAACCGTTACTTTTTTGTTCTACAATCTTCATGATGATAGGTGGTGGCGCTGGCAGTACCGCAGGAGGTATTAAAATTACCACGGTTGCGGTGTTGATAATCGTCACCATTCATACGATTAAATTGAGTAATCAAAAGCCAAATCTCTTTAAAAGAACGATTTCTTCAGAAGTTATTCAACGGGCATCTGCGATTATTATTGTGGCCTCTTTTGTTGTGATGATTGCGACAATTTTATTGACAGAAACACAGCATACAGGTTTTATGAAGACGCTCTTTGAGGCGATTTCTGCTTTTTGTACCGTGGGGGTATCTGTGGGGAATGGCGGAATTTTAAGTTTTTCGAGTGATTTTGACTCTTTTGGTAAGGCCATGATCATCTTGTTGATGCTCATCGGAAGGATTGGAATTTTTGCCTTTGGTTTTTTAATCATGGGGAAAGAAAAAGTAAAACATATACAATACCCAGAAGGAAGGATTTTATTATGA
- a CDS encoding potassium channel family protein — protein sequence MKTYAVIGLGKFGHHIAKGLADEGVDVIAIDNDEHKIQEISEYIEDAIVLDSTDIKALEEAGVVDLDTVIISIGESLEASILTLMALKELNNKNIIAKAMSLTHGEILSRLGAFKIIYPERDSAKKLVENIVGDVSMDNVDFSTTNKIAKFEATKSFIGKSVREAELMFDHEIHMIACRTKGIWFFDIDKEYIIKEKDKLAFIGKNAFIGKLRNLTKKEE from the coding sequence ATGAAAACATATGCCGTAATCGGATTAGGAAAATTTGGGCATCATATCGCTAAAGGATTGGCAGATGAGGGTGTTGATGTTATCGCAATCGATAATGATGAACATAAGATTCAAGAAATCAGTGAATACATAGAAGATGCCATCGTTTTAGACAGTACTGATATCAAAGCACTCGAAGAGGCGGGTGTGGTGGATTTAGATACCGTGATTATCAGTATTGGGGAGAGTTTGGAAGCGAGTATTTTGACATTGATGGCGCTCAAAGAGCTCAACAACAAAAACATCATCGCCAAAGCCATGAGTCTTACCCATGGTGAAATTCTCTCGCGATTGGGTGCTTTTAAGATTATCTATCCGGAGCGAGATTCAGCCAAAAAATTAGTAGAAAATATCGTCGGAGATGTATCGATGGATAATGTGGACTTTAGTACGACCAATAAAATAGCGAAATTTGAAGCCACTAAATCATTTATCGGTAAAAGTGTTCGAGAAGCGGAGTTGATGTTTGATCATGAGATTCATATGATTGCGTGCAGAACCAAAGGAATTTGGTTTTTTGATATTGACAAAGAGTATATCATAAAAGAGAAAGATAAGTTGGCATTTATCGGGAAAAACGCATTTATTGGAAAACTGAGAAATCTCACCAAGAAAGAGGAATAA
- a CDS encoding dehypoxanthine futalosine cyclase, with product MSRITKEEALELIRHYDLNELGRLATLKKQELHPDKVTTFIVDRNINYTNVCWVDCKFCAFYRHAKEEDAYVLSFEEIGKKIEELIAIGGTQILFQGGVHPKLKIEWYEDLVSWISTHYPTITIHGFSAIEIDYIAKISKISYKEVLERLKAKGLFSIPGAGAEILSDKVRDIIAPKKLDTADWIDIHRQAHKVGIKSTATMMFGTVEEDEDIIEHWDHIRNLQDETGGFRAFIMWSFQSDNTRLKREIPSIKKQSSNRYLRLLAVSRLFLDNFPNIQSSWVTQGSYVGQLALMFGANDLGSTMMEENVVAAAGASNEMNQEEMVRLIREVGEYPAKRDTAYRILERF from the coding sequence ATGTCAAGAATTACAAAAGAAGAAGCGTTAGAGCTGATTCGCCATTATGACCTGAATGAACTCGGACGCTTGGCTACACTTAAAAAACAAGAGCTACATCCAGATAAAGTGACCACTTTTATCGTAGATAGAAATATCAATTACACCAATGTTTGTTGGGTTGATTGCAAATTTTGCGCCTTTTATAGACACGCTAAAGAAGAAGATGCCTATGTTTTAAGTTTTGAAGAAATTGGTAAAAAAATCGAAGAATTAATTGCCATTGGAGGGACACAAATCCTGTTTCAAGGCGGGGTGCATCCTAAACTCAAAATCGAATGGTATGAAGATTTGGTATCATGGATTAGTACGCATTATCCGACGATTACCATCCATGGTTTTTCTGCCATAGAGATTGATTATATTGCGAAGATTTCAAAGATTTCATATAAGGAAGTATTGGAGCGTCTAAAGGCCAAAGGATTGTTCTCAATTCCTGGTGCTGGAGCTGAGATTTTGAGTGATAAAGTTCGTGATATTATTGCACCAAAGAAATTAGATACCGCAGATTGGATTGATATTCACAGACAAGCCCATAAAGTTGGCATTAAATCAACAGCTACGATGATGTTTGGTACGGTTGAAGAGGATGAAGATATCATCGAACATTGGGACCATATCCGAAATCTTCAAGATGAAACCGGTGGTTTTCGTGCGTTTATTATGTGGAGTTTTCAATCCGATAATACACGCCTAAAACGTGAAATCCCTAGCATCAAAAAACAGTCCTCCAATCGATATTTGCGTTTGTTAGCCGTGAGTCGATTGTTTTTGGATAATTTTCCCAATATACAAAGCTCATGGGTCACACAAGGCAGCTATGTCGGACAACTTGCCCTCATGTTTGGTGCCAATGATTTAGGCAGTACCATGATGGAAGAAAATGTCGTAGCCGCAGCGGGTGCTAGTAATGAGATGAATCAAGAAGAGATGGTTCGATTGATTCGTGAAGTGGGAGAATATCCTGCCAAAAGAGATACTGCATACCGTATTTTAGAGAGGTTTTAA
- a CDS encoding M16 family metallopeptidase gives MSQSLDSIKVNGVSIPIIFEKETHLPIVTAQIILRCSGSIEDGKQSGLARFTANMLNEGTKKLGSVAFSEQLEERAIHLSTHAGFETFVFEISSLKEQFPYSMSMLKELLMDPNFTQESLLKVKSQTLGMLSSKESDFDYIANINLKKLIYKNTPMQEPTAGDSASIKALTLDDVTHFYHEHLDLSNMVIVAGGDIDIQAFKKELMDVLKVLPVGAKRQLVHFDANGDENNQTVHKETEQAYIYFGAPLDMSSSDSDDYKSKVASFILGESGFGSRLMEAVRVKKGLAYSIYSRNSINKSHSAFTGYLQTKNENRKEAERIVKNVIDDFVKNGATKDELEQAKKFLLGSEPLRNETLSQRLNRAFFEYYRGFKLGHSKEILEKIDALSLGELNAFIKKHREITQLSFSVVTN, from the coding sequence ATGAGCCAAAGTTTGGATAGTATAAAGGTTAATGGTGTTTCCATACCGATTATTTTTGAAAAAGAGACACATCTGCCTATCGTCACGGCACAGATTATTTTACGATGTAGCGGTAGTATTGAAGATGGCAAACAAAGCGGTCTTGCAAGATTTACAGCCAATATGCTCAATGAAGGAACTAAAAAACTCGGCTCCGTTGCCTTTTCAGAACAACTAGAAGAGCGTGCGATTCATCTGAGTACTCACGCAGGATTTGAGACGTTTGTATTTGAAATTTCATCCTTAAAAGAACAGTTTCCTTATTCGATGAGTATGCTCAAAGAGCTTTTGATGGATCCAAATTTTACACAAGAGAGTCTCTTGAAAGTGAAGAGTCAAACGTTGGGAATGCTCTCTTCTAAAGAGAGTGATTTTGATTATATTGCCAATATCAATCTAAAAAAACTCATTTACAAAAATACCCCAATGCAAGAGCCAACAGCAGGAGATAGTGCGAGTATCAAAGCATTGACATTAGATGATGTCACGCATTTTTATCATGAGCATCTTGATTTGTCCAATATGGTCATCGTGGCCGGTGGAGATATTGACATTCAAGCCTTTAAAAAAGAGTTGATGGATGTATTGAAAGTCTTGCCTGTGGGTGCTAAGCGACAGTTGGTACATTTTGATGCCAATGGCGATGAAAACAACCAAACGGTACACAAAGAGACCGAGCAAGCTTATATTTACTTTGGCGCGCCACTAGATATGAGCAGTAGTGATTCAGATGATTATAAATCAAAAGTTGCCAGTTTTATCCTCGGAGAGAGTGGGTTTGGTAGTCGGTTGATGGAGGCAGTGCGAGTCAAAAAGGGATTGGCTTATTCAATTTACTCTAGAAATAGTATCAATAAATCACACAGTGCCTTTACGGGTTATTTGCAAACTAAAAATGAAAATCGCAAAGAAGCAGAACGCATTGTCAAAAATGTTATTGATGATTTTGTGAAAAACGGTGCGACAAAAGATGAACTCGAACAAGCCAAAAAGTTTTTACTCGGAAGCGAACCCTTACGCAATGAAACGCTATCTCAGAGACTGAATCGTGCCTTTTTTGAATATTATCGTGGATTTAAACTTGGGCACTCTAAGGAAATTTTGGAGAAGATCGATGCGTTATCTTTGGGTGAACTTAATGCTTTCATCAAAAAACATCGAGAGATTACCCAGTTGAGCTTTTCTGTGGTTACTAACTGA
- the recG gene encoding ATP-dependent DNA helicase RecG — MKRSLQLQSEEDQKKFDKLRIDSILGLALLIPKSYDNSFITQTPQLNQKNCIEVEVQHVSKTPKALSLDLFCITWNEKIKGVIFRPSFYHTKIFKPGSLMHVRGKIVWGMGKIQIQQPQVLKAINTITSKYKTALSNEAMRTLVKKYVTKEALISEGMSDKDATNLWRLHHPDLDFLYEFEKNGYPHDIKETLKYAEIYHYLDALSKKNITYLAKNRLEHDAEPFIATLPFDLTPGQRACIDAIKQDFQSSKAAKRLIMGDVGCGKTIVMLAAVMMAYPKRTILMVPTTVLANQIYEEAIKFLPSNVTVAKVVQQSSKEIDLETFDFIIGTHALLFRKLPETDLVMVDEQHRFGTNQRATISNIAKVGNTRAHFLQFSATPIPRTLSMMHASVIDFSYIKELPFKKDIETHIIGKSKFPQLIGHLKDEIAKGHQAIIVYPLVEESEVIDYQSIEEGRGYWEKNFEHVFVTYGKDKNKEETLQRFRDEGNILVSTTVIEVGISLPKLTTIVLVAPERLGLASLHQLRGRVSRNGLKGYCYLYTNLEKSDRLSQFAKTTNGFEIAELDLQYRAGGDMLRGIFQSGNNFVWFDMAEDHEILKKAKAAMEYNGA, encoded by the coding sequence ATGAAACGGTCGCTTCAACTACAATCAGAAGAAGATCAAAAAAAATTTGATAAATTAAGAATTGATTCTATTTTGGGATTGGCATTGTTAATCCCAAAATCTTATGACAATAGTTTTATCACCCAAACCCCCCAGCTCAATCAAAAAAACTGTATCGAAGTTGAAGTACAACATGTGAGCAAAACACCCAAGGCGCTAAGCTTGGATCTTTTTTGTATCACGTGGAATGAAAAGATTAAAGGGGTGATTTTTAGACCCAGTTTTTATCATACGAAAATTTTCAAACCAGGTAGCCTTATGCATGTCAGAGGTAAAATTGTCTGGGGTATGGGCAAAATACAAATACAACAACCTCAGGTTTTAAAAGCCATCAATACCATTACCTCCAAATATAAAACAGCCCTTTCAAACGAAGCGATGCGTACTCTAGTGAAAAAATATGTCACAAAAGAAGCTTTGATTTCAGAGGGGATGAGTGATAAAGATGCTACGAATTTATGGCGTTTGCATCATCCTGATCTTGATTTTTTATATGAATTTGAAAAAAATGGCTATCCTCATGATATCAAAGAAACGTTGAAATATGCTGAGATTTATCACTATCTGGATGCATTAAGTAAAAAAAATATTACCTATCTTGCAAAGAATAGATTGGAGCATGACGCAGAACCCTTTATCGCTACCTTGCCTTTTGATTTGACACCAGGCCAAAGAGCGTGTATCGATGCCATCAAGCAAGATTTTCAAAGTTCAAAAGCTGCCAAGCGTTTGATTATGGGTGATGTTGGTTGCGGGAAAACTATCGTGATGTTGGCTGCTGTGATGATGGCATATCCTAAACGTACGATTTTGATGGTCCCTACAACCGTCTTGGCAAATCAAATCTATGAAGAAGCTATCAAATTTCTCCCCTCCAATGTCACGGTTGCTAAAGTTGTCCAACAATCTAGCAAAGAGATTGATTTGGAGACTTTTGACTTCATTATTGGTACGCATGCTTTGCTCTTTCGGAAATTGCCTGAGACCGATTTGGTGATGGTAGATGAACAACACCGTTTTGGGACAAATCAACGTGCAACCATCTCAAATATCGCCAAAGTTGGTAATACGCGTGCACATTTTTTGCAATTTTCAGCCACACCAATCCCGCGTACTTTGAGTATGATGCATGCCTCAGTCATCGATTTTTCATATATCAAAGAGTTGCCTTTTAAAAAAGATATCGAGACACATATTATCGGAAAATCTAAATTTCCACAGTTGATTGGACATCTCAAAGATGAGATTGCAAAGGGTCATCAAGCCATCATTGTCTATCCGCTCGTTGAAGAGAGCGAAGTGATTGATTATCAATCAATAGAAGAGGGGCGTGGTTATTGGGAGAAAAATTTTGAGCATGTGTTTGTCACTTATGGCAAAGATAAAAATAAAGAAGAGACCTTGCAACGATTTCGTGATGAGGGCAATATCCTCGTTTCAACAACAGTCATAGAGGTAGGAATTTCTCTGCCAAAATTGACCACTATTGTTCTGGTGGCACCTGAGCGATTGGGATTGGCGAGTTTGCATCAGTTAAGAGGGCGTGTCAGTCGAAACGGGCTCAAAGGCTATTGTTATTTATATACTAATCTAGAAAAGAGTGATAGGCTGAGTCAATTTGCCAAAACAACCAATGGCTTTGAAATTGCAGAGCTTGATTTACAGTATCGAGCAGGGGGTGATATGCTTCGTGGAATTTTTCAAAGTGGGAATAATTTTGTCTGGTTTGATATGGCTGAAGATCATGAAATTCTAAAAAAAGCTAAAGCAGCAATGGAGTATAATGGCGCCTAA
- a CDS encoding PAS domain-containing protein — translation MEKPQPNSQQYELEDNDFIISKTDLKGRITYCNQIFIRLSQYDEKELIGAPHNIIRHPDMPRIIFKLLWERIQSQQEIFAFIKNLTKDGGYYWVFANITASLDINGASIGYYSVRRKANQEAMPTIIALYQKLSALEKSENISASEQYLNDFLEKKEMNYDEWVISLQG, via the coding sequence ATGGAAAAACCCCAGCCAAATTCGCAACAATATGAACTGGAAGATAATGATTTTATTATCTCAAAGACGGATTTAAAAGGACGCATCACATATTGCAATCAAATTTTTATTCGTCTATCACAATATGATGAAAAGGAGCTGATTGGTGCTCCACATAATATCATCCGACACCCTGATATGCCTCGTATCATTTTCAAATTACTATGGGAGCGGATTCAGAGTCAGCAAGAAATTTTTGCTTTTATTAAAAATCTCACCAAAGATGGTGGATATTATTGGGTTTTTGCAAACATAACAGCCTCTTTAGATATTAATGGTGCGAGTATTGGGTATTATTCGGTGAGAAGAAAAGCGAATCAAGAAGCAATGCCTACCATTATTGCATTATATCAAAAACTCTCAGCGCTTGAGAAAAGCGAAAATATAAGTGCGTCAGAGCAATATTTAAATGATTTTTTAGAAAAAAAAGAGATGAATTATGATGAGTGGGTCATCTCCTTGCAAGGATAA
- a CDS encoding methyl-accepting chemotaxis protein, which yields MFNINKKYNQELLEKINSVIENAAMGKLENRIVNIDMNDPLAKTAWGINDLLDQLEAYMRDANTAIDMTSQGIGYRKMYPQGLKGLFAISSQRIAKGVDAILIASKEQLRASLSTKFGNLNGGMASSLRILQSDMIEVIDVVSNIKTLAEQTATKSNDSMAVTDDVSEKIEILTGLIVDIVEAIQSLGVRSEEISSVVNLIKDIADQTNLLALNAAIEAARAGEHGRGFAVVADEVRKLAERTSKATAEIAITIQTLQQETQGIQSNAHEINTIAVQSAEAIEGFTKTLYEFNKDAHKTSKASKYTEDKSFSTSAKIDHIIYKTRAYASVLNENIHDEVLTDESKNRFDLWYYAAGKESFGQMPAYRSIEPLYQEVKKRVSSSLEELEHHGLKAQNADFFLNNFVELEEFSNKIFKCLDTMVVEKSKRE from the coding sequence ATGTTTAACATCAATAAAAAATACAATCAGGAACTATTAGAAAAAATCAATAGTGTTATTGAGAATGCGGCCATGGGCAAACTAGAAAATCGTATTGTCAACATTGATATGAATGACCCTTTGGCTAAGACGGCTTGGGGTATTAATGATTTATTAGACCAGCTAGAAGCCTATATGAGAGATGCCAATACGGCTATTGATATGACGAGTCAGGGTATTGGTTATAGAAAGATGTATCCACAAGGTCTCAAGGGATTGTTTGCTATCTCAAGTCAGCGTATTGCAAAAGGTGTGGATGCGATTTTAATCGCGAGCAAGGAGCAGTTGCGTGCAAGTTTGAGTACAAAATTTGGTAATTTAAATGGCGGAATGGCTTCGTCTTTAAGAATTTTACAATCAGATATGATTGAAGTGATTGATGTGGTATCCAATATTAAGACATTAGCAGAACAAACAGCCACAAAATCCAATGATAGTATGGCGGTTACAGATGATGTCTCTGAAAAAATAGAAATTTTGACGGGTTTGATTGTTGATATTGTAGAGGCGATACAATCTCTTGGTGTTCGATCTGAAGAGATTTCATCTGTGGTCAATTTAATCAAGGATATTGCAGACCAAACCAATCTACTGGCACTCAATGCTGCGATTGAAGCTGCACGTGCTGGAGAACATGGCAGAGGATTTGCCGTAGTGGCTGATGAGGTGCGAAAGTTGGCGGAGAGAACAAGCAAAGCCACAGCAGAAATCGCCATCACCATACAAACGCTTCAGCAAGAGACACAGGGTATTCAATCAAATGCACATGAAATCAATACGATTGCAGTACAATCAGCAGAGGCGATTGAGGGTTTTACAAAGACATTGTATGAGTTTAATAAAGATGCCCACAAAACCTCAAAAGCCTCCAAATATACAGAAGATAAAAGCTTCTCAACTTCAGCAAAAATAGATCATATTATCTATAAAACACGAGCTTATGCCTCCGTACTCAATGAAAATATTCATGATGAAGTACTCACAGATGAATCAAAAAATCGTTTTGATCTTTGGTATTATGCTGCAGGGAAAGAGTCCTTTGGGCAAATGCCGGCTTATCGGTCGATTGAGCCTTTGTATCAAGAGGTGAAAAAGCGGGTTTCTTCGAGCTTAGAAGAATTAGAACACCATGGACTCAAAGCGCAAAATGCTGATTTTTTCTTGAATAATTTTGTCGAATTAGAGGAATTTAGTAACAAAATATTTAAATGTTTGGATACGATGGTAGTAGAAAAATCTAAAAGGGAGTGA
- the hpf gene encoding ribosome hibernation-promoting factor, HPF/YfiA family: protein MNLSIVGKQLELTDSIKGHIQGAVDTLKKYNLDIISTKCILSADEKNGKKGFSVEFAINLAHMNTVVIKQKDKDVYAAIDLAIDRAQKVLRRHHDKVTSFKQKEVPEVETEEVEYSEDEIVPMRLESYKPIDVDDALAELKENGQQFMIFHDKEDKVRVLYKRSDAKFGLY from the coding sequence ATGAATTTAAGTATCGTAGGAAAACAGCTAGAGTTGACAGATTCAATCAAGGGGCACATACAAGGTGCTGTGGATACACTAAAAAAGTACAATCTAGATATTATTTCAACAAAATGCATACTTTCAGCTGATGAAAAAAATGGGAAAAAAGGCTTTAGCGTAGAATTTGCTATCAATCTCGCACATATGAACACCGTCGTCATCAAACAAAAAGATAAAGATGTTTATGCCGCTATTGATTTAGCGATTGATCGCGCTCAAAAAGTATTGAGAAGACATCATGATAAAGTCACAAGTTTCAAACAAAAAGAAGTACCAGAAGTTGAAACAGAAGAAGTAGAATACTCAGAAGATGAAATCGTACCAATGCGATTAGAGAGTTATAAACCAATCGATGTTGATGACGCGCTTGCCGAACTCAAAGAAAACGGACAACAATTTATGATCTTTCATGATAAAGAAGACAAAGTACGTGTCTTATATAAAAGATCTGATGCCAAATTTGGCCTCTACTAG
- a CDS encoding type IV pilus modification PilV family protein: MRKGFSLITAIIFLFVVATLSILALSMSTQSAKQTTDQYLKIEAELLAKSATEYALLAISGHEVNATNGCLNHIDIKYPTSGTNYTHDVNITIQYIGDNLPASPKCTQLGTDIVTADSNRTVIIDTIVTTNPTVSLEPIRIHRRTIQKP, encoded by the coding sequence ATGCGTAAAGGTTTTTCTCTTATCACCGCAATTATCTTTTTATTTGTCGTAGCAACGCTATCGATTTTGGCGCTTTCTATGTCAACACAATCAGCCAAACAGACTACCGATCAGTATCTTAAAATAGAAGCGGAATTGTTGGCAAAAAGTGCTACCGAATACGCATTACTAGCGATTAGTGGACATGAAGTCAATGCAACTAATGGCTGTTTGAATCATATCGATATCAAATACCCCACATCTGGTACAAATTACACTCATGATGTCAATATCACAATTCAATATATTGGCGACAACCTCCCAGCATCGCCAAAATGTACACAACTAGGGACGGATATCGTCACAGCCGATTCCAATCGCACGGTTATCATCGATACCATTGTCACGACCAATCCAACAGTGTCACTAGAGCCAATCCGAATCCACAGACGTACGATACAAAAACCATAA
- a CDS encoding type IV pilin protein, with protein MRKKPAFTMIELVMVIVVLGIVASIGAEIIVKLYDNYIKTRAINRLQAQSDLVLNEIAQRLQFRIKDSIIARDTDSAGTPAPHYVSLTDANDSYQILEWIGYDNESFRGVNNPGWSGFIDLNNATTNKALGAHGKLKTIGSDLNTTDQIIGALSNGKVRLDNSVAANRPALIFNGQSNFDVSQYGWNGTKGEYTYKVSYTSGANDVLNFDQNTSALDEIFEHYYLAWSAYSVVPEGSNSDDFNLTLHYNYQPWEDEKYDDTNTSKAILCEHVSTFKFTKIGDTIRLKLCIRDGNQSGNYDFAFCKEKVVY; from the coding sequence ATGCGCAAAAAACCTGCTTTTACAATGATTGAACTGGTCATGGTCATCGTCGTTTTGGGAATCGTCGCCAGTATCGGAGCAGAAATCATCGTAAAACTTTATGATAATTACATCAAAACCAGAGCCATCAATCGCTTACAAGCACAAAGTGATTTGGTTTTGAATGAGATAGCACAACGCTTACAATTTCGTATAAAAGACAGCATCATCGCTAGAGATACCGATTCAGCGGGAACTCCAGCTCCTCATTATGTATCATTAACCGATGCTAATGATTCCTATCAGATTTTAGAGTGGATTGGGTATGATAATGAGAGTTTTCGAGGTGTGAATAATCCAGGATGGAGTGGTTTTATTGATCTTAATAATGCTACAACAAACAAAGCGCTAGGTGCTCATGGCAAGCTCAAGACAATCGGAAGTGATCTCAATACTACCGATCAAATCATCGGAGCACTCTCTAATGGAAAAGTGAGACTCGATAATAGTGTTGCCGCTAACAGACCTGCACTCATCTTTAATGGTCAATCAAATTTTGATGTCTCCCAATATGGATGGAATGGAACCAAAGGAGAATATACCTATAAAGTCTCTTATACCTCAGGTGCCAATGATGTTTTGAACTTTGATCAAAACACTTCTGCGCTAGATGAGATTTTTGAGCACTATTATTTGGCGTGGAGTGCTTATTCTGTTGTTCCTGAAGGTAGTAATTCTGATGATTTTAATCTCACCCTGCACTACAATTATCAACCGTGGGAAGATGAAAAGTATGATGATACCAATACATCAAAAGCGATCTTATGCGAACATGTCAGTACCTTTAAATTTACAAAAATCGGAGATACCATCCGACTCAAACTCTGTATTCGTGATGGCAACCAAAGTGGAAATTATGACTTTGCATTTTGCAAAGAAAAGGTGGTGTACTAA
- a CDS encoding type IV pilus modification PilV family protein encodes MMRSAASMLELIVAIVVMGIAVMTLPMLLTQTQNNNAYTMQQEVILAARTKLGDTLTYRWDENSIQNDTVRVLTTDGDSDLNVSSDGIRRIGHVKGDKRRKFFTDLNASTSPANLGPDSGDLDDIDDFNSATPSQLQLPAQNTNLDYHFKDFNLTTSVVYVSDTANYNANDINFVFGTTASGTSTNIKLLTLSVTGNNETPFTLRTYSCNIGESTLLRKAY; translated from the coding sequence GTGATGCGCTCTGCAGCTTCTATGCTGGAACTCATCGTCGCCATTGTTGTGATGGGAATTGCTGTGATGACCTTGCCTATGTTGCTCACACAAACGCAAAACAACAATGCCTATACCATGCAGCAAGAAGTCATCTTGGCAGCTCGGACAAAACTAGGAGATACTTTGACCTATCGATGGGATGAAAATTCCATCCAAAATGATACCGTGCGTGTCTTAACCACCGATGGTGACAGTGATCTCAATGTCTCTAGTGATGGTATTCGTAGAATCGGTCATGTCAAAGGAGATAAAAGAAGGAAATTTTTCACCGACCTCAATGCCTCGACTTCCCCCGCAAATCTAGGTCCTGATAGTGGAGATCTTGATGATATTGATGACTTTAACAGTGCCACACCAAGTCAACTACAATTACCCGCACAAAATACAAATCTTGACTATCATTTTAAAGATTTTAATCTAACAACCAGCGTAGTCTATGTGAGTGATACAGCCAATTATAACGCCAATGATATCAACTTTGTATTTGGGACGACCGCTAGTGGAACATCAACCAATATCAAACTGCTTACCTTAAGTGTCACAGGAAACAATGAAACCCCATTTACACTTCGGACATATTCTTGTAATATTGGTGAAAGCACTCTATTAAGAAAGGCCTATTGA